From the genome of Turicibacter faecis, one region includes:
- the atpB gene encoding F0F1 ATP synthase subunit A: MNPLLMKIAIGESDGTGLFKIFNPGTEMKSIVNPTVFNSVVLVLVLSVFFIICGNAVKKADPTKPSKGIVLLLELLVTGIEGLVEQTMGLKHLNFAPFIGTLAAYLVCANLLGLLGLSAPTSDYNVTLALAVITIVVMIGSGIKAKGIGGYLYDTYLGDFPFLLPLNITGELAKPISLSFRLFGNILSGGIIMSLIYQALGWFSPLIAPALHGYFDVFSGVIQTLIFIMLTMIWSQGAME; the protein is encoded by the coding sequence ATGAATCCACTACTAATGAAGATTGCAATTGGAGAAAGTGATGGGACGGGGTTGTTTAAAATATTCAATCCGGGAACAGAAATGAAGTCCATTGTAAATCCGACCGTATTCAATTCGGTTGTTTTAGTATTAGTTTTATCGGTATTCTTTATCATTTGCGGAAATGCAGTGAAAAAGGCCGATCCGACTAAGCCTTCTAAAGGTATCGTATTGTTACTAGAATTATTAGTAACAGGTATTGAGGGTCTAGTGGAACAAACGATGGGGTTAAAACATCTAAATTTTGCTCCATTTATAGGAACATTGGCAGCCTATCTTGTTTGTGCCAACCTATTAGGATTGTTGGGGCTTAGTGCACCTACATCTGATTACAATGTGACATTGGCGTTAGCCGTTATCACGATTGTTGTTATGATAGGGTCAGGAATTAAGGCAAAGGGAATTGGAGGATATCTATACGATACATACCTTGGAGATTTTCCATTTTTATTACCTTTGAACATTACTGGTGAGCTCGCAAAACCAATTTCATTATCATTCCGTTTATTCGGAAATATCTTGAGTGGTGGTATCATTATGTCGCTTATTTATCAGGCACTTGGATGGTTCTCGCCATTAATTGCACCTGCGTTACATGGATACTTTGATGTATTCTCGGGTGTGATTCAAACATTAATCTTCATCATGTTAACTATGATTTGGTCACAAGGAGCAATGGAATAG
- a CDS encoding AtpZ/AtpI family protein, with the protein MKWMSLLSQVGITMIANIFVGLFIGKYLDKWLGTSPLFLLVLVFVGVFSGIKSVYLLIIKMDKRDKT; encoded by the coding sequence ATGAAGTGGATGTCACTTCTATCTCAAGTAGGTATTACAATGATTGCTAATATTTTTGTAGGACTATTTATTGGAAAATATCTAGATAAATGGTTGGGGACATCTCCATTATTCTTACTCGTATTAGTATTTGTTGGCGTATTTAGTGGAATTAAAAGTGTCTACTTGTTAATAATTAAAATGGATAAGAGGGATAAAACTTGA
- the upp gene encoding uracil phosphoribosyltransferase, whose protein sequence is MIKVNILDHPLIQHKLTQIRQKDTPTTQFRQMINEIGGLMVYEITRDLPLEQVEIETPVATTKANVIAGKKMVVVPILRAGLGMVDGILKMIPSARIGHIGIFRDEETLQPVEYFAKFPDELDQRDIFIVDPMLATGGSAIAAINSIKQRGAKNIKLVCLVGAPEGVKAVNEAHPDVTIYLASLDEKLNDKGYIVPGLGDAGDRIFGTK, encoded by the coding sequence GTGATTAAAGTTAATATTTTAGATCACCCATTAATTCAACACAAATTAACTCAAATTCGCCAGAAAGATACACCGACAACTCAATTTCGTCAAATGATTAACGAGATTGGTGGGTTAATGGTGTATGAAATTACGCGTGATTTGCCATTGGAGCAAGTTGAAATTGAAACACCTGTAGCTACAACAAAGGCCAATGTCATTGCTGGTAAGAAAATGGTTGTTGTTCCTATTCTACGAGCTGGTTTAGGAATGGTGGACGGAATTTTAAAAATGATTCCTTCAGCGCGTATTGGACACATCGGGATTTTTCGTGATGAAGAAACGTTGCAACCGGTAGAGTATTTTGCTAAGTTTCCGGATGAGTTAGATCAACGTGATATCTTTATTGTCGACCCAATGTTAGCTACAGGAGGTTCAGCAATTGCTGCTATTAACTCTATTAAGCAACGAGGGGCTAAAAATATTAAATTAGTATGTTTAGTTGGGGCTCCAGAAGGAGTTAAAGCGGTAAATGAAGCACATCCAGATGTAACGATTTATTTGGCTTCTTTAGATGAGAAACTAAATGATAAGGGATATATTGTTCCAGGTCTTGGAGATGCTGGCGACCGTATTTTTGGGACTAAATAA
- the rpiB gene encoding ribose 5-phosphate isomerase B, whose translation MKVAIACDHGGFNLKQDILELLKGMNVEFEDFGCYDECAVDYPDYAFKVSEAVAAGQFDRGILICGTGIGISIAANKVKGIRCALVHDLFSAKATREHNDSNVLAMGGRVIGPGLAREIVSVWLTTDFMGAHHTARLKKISDYENV comes from the coding sequence ATGAAGGTAGCTATTGCATGTGATCACGGTGGATTTAATTTAAAGCAAGACATCTTAGAATTATTAAAGGGAATGAATGTTGAATTTGAAGATTTTGGTTGCTATGATGAATGTGCTGTGGATTATCCAGATTATGCCTTTAAAGTATCGGAAGCCGTAGCAGCCGGACAGTTTGATCGCGGAATTTTAATCTGTGGGACCGGTATTGGAATTAGTATTGCAGCTAATAAGGTCAAAGGGATTCGTTGTGCATTAGTCCATGATTTATTTTCGGCTAAGGCGACAAGAGAACACAATGATTCAAATGTACTAGCCATGGGAGGCCGCGTGATTGGTCCAGGATTAGCGAGAGAGATTGTATCGGTTTGGTTAACAACTGATTTTATGGGTGCACATCATACAGCACGTCTTAAAAAAATCTCTGATTACGAAAACGTCTAA
- a CDS encoding stage II sporulation protein R → MNQKTTIIVVLTLIMMVTVYQIGKAEPQGNNAQVVVNDTAIRIRIIPNSNRYEDQQAKKMVRYAMDEYLASNKASFETVESTREFITSNIGQIEATVSHVLDTINYENGFEVSYGAHLFPEKQYNGETYEQGYYESLVITIGEGRGNNWWCFMNPDLCLGPNAVSNESEDQSNWNNQYNAMETTQEAFQEKKFKSYISEVFDNFFGDKETESYVSAEDTKKENWYLYEDEY, encoded by the coding sequence ATGAATCAAAAAACAACAATTATTGTGGTATTAACATTAATTATGATGGTAACAGTATATCAGATTGGTAAGGCTGAACCTCAAGGAAATAATGCACAGGTAGTCGTAAATGATACAGCTATTCGTATCCGTATTATTCCTAATTCAAATAGATATGAGGATCAACAGGCTAAAAAAATGGTTCGTTATGCAATGGACGAGTATTTAGCATCAAATAAGGCGTCATTTGAAACAGTAGAATCAACACGTGAATTTATTACAAGTAATATTGGACAAATAGAAGCGACAGTTTCTCATGTATTAGATACGATTAACTATGAGAATGGGTTTGAAGTTAGTTATGGTGCGCACTTATTTCCTGAAAAGCAATATAACGGTGAAACTTATGAACAAGGATACTATGAAAGTTTAGTTATTACTATCGGAGAAGGTCGAGGTAATAACTGGTGGTGCTTTATGAATCCGGATTTATGTTTAGGTCCAAATGCAGTATCGAATGAATCAGAAGATCAAAGTAATTGGAATAATCAATATAATGCAATGGAAACGACGCAAGAAGCGTTCCAAGAAAAAAAATTCAAATCGTATATTTCTGAGGTTTTTGATAATTTCTTTGGTGATAAAGAAACTGAAAGTTATGTTTCGGCGGAAGATACAAAAAAGGAAAATTGGTATTTATACGAGGACGAGTATTAA
- a CDS encoding L-threonylcarbamoyladenylate synthase, with translation MIYHYHELSDALARVTQEDIIVFPTDTVYGIGASIYSPQAIQEIFEIKQRPTDKSLIVLCANKKQLEEIVGPLSSDIEGLVDRFLPGALTLVLNCCKSLCKEITRGKQTIGVRIPNHPVSIQLLNQLGPLATTSANVSGEPSPTKVEKSNPIMNQVPYVFDIGETEAGVPSTILDCTTSEYKILREGAIPAEDIYKFLNKK, from the coding sequence ATGATTTATCATTATCATGAACTTAGTGATGCGTTAGCTCGTGTGACGCAAGAAGATATTATTGTTTTTCCAACCGATACAGTCTATGGAATAGGGGCCAGTATCTATTCTCCCCAAGCCATTCAAGAAATTTTTGAAATAAAACAACGTCCAACGGATAAATCGTTAATTGTCTTATGCGCGAATAAAAAACAATTGGAGGAAATTGTAGGTCCTCTATCAAGTGATATTGAAGGATTAGTTGATAGGTTTTTACCGGGGGCGTTGACGCTAGTTTTAAATTGTTGTAAGTCATTATGTAAAGAAATTACTCGCGGGAAACAGACGATAGGCGTTAGAATTCCCAACCATCCGGTATCAATACAGTTATTAAACCAATTAGGTCCTTTGGCGACAACCAGTGCTAACGTATCAGGTGAACCTAGTCCTACAAAAGTTGAAAAAAGTAATCCTATTATGAATCAGGTTCCTTATGTTTTTGATATAGGTGAGACAGAGGCGGGGGTCCCTTCGACCATTTTAGATTGCACCACCTCCGAATATAAAATATTGAGAGAGGGAGCTATTCCGGCAGAAGATATTTATAAATTTTTAAATAAAAAATAA
- the prmC gene encoding peptide chain release factor N(5)-glutamine methyltransferase yields the protein MKTMRELLNWGEKFALENGKEDSAVKLLLMDATQKESYEILADMNMVVPQEQVEKFEHDVHLYVEDNIPVQHIMGYETFFGHKFIVNDDVLIPRFETEELVANVLSTYDDVFNGSKVKVVDVGTGSGAIGVTLAVEEPNMEVTVTELSEAALEVAKQNANQLGANVTFYQGDMLQPLIERGLKFDILVSNPPYIPLTEEVDPFVKDNEPHLALFGGEDGLKFYRQILRDAHKVVNEKNIIAFEHAYNHKEAMAQLIKEHFPHSKFETLKDLNGKDRMTIIINN from the coding sequence ATGAAAACAATGCGTGAACTTTTAAACTGGGGAGAAAAATTCGCCCTTGAAAATGGAAAAGAAGACTCAGCAGTTAAATTGCTATTAATGGATGCTACGCAAAAGGAAAGTTATGAAATTTTAGCAGATATGAATATGGTTGTTCCACAGGAACAAGTTGAAAAATTTGAACATGATGTGCATCTATATGTAGAGGATAATATCCCAGTTCAACATATTATGGGATATGAGACTTTCTTTGGTCATAAATTTATTGTAAATGACGACGTTTTAATTCCACGTTTTGAAACAGAGGAATTAGTTGCAAATGTACTATCTACGTATGATGATGTTTTTAATGGATCAAAGGTTAAAGTGGTAGATGTAGGAACAGGAAGTGGTGCGATTGGGGTAACACTAGCTGTTGAAGAGCCTAATATGGAAGTGACCGTGACTGAGTTGTCGGAAGCCGCTTTAGAGGTTGCTAAACAAAATGCCAATCAATTAGGGGCGAATGTTACTTTTTACCAAGGAGATATGTTACAGCCATTGATTGAACGTGGATTAAAATTTGATATTTTGGTTTCTAATCCGCCATATATTCCATTAACTGAAGAGGTTGATCCTTTTGTAAAAGATAATGAACCACATTTAGCATTATTCGGCGGAGAAGACGGTTTAAAGTTTTATCGTCAAATTTTAAGGGATGCCCATAAGGTGGTTAATGAGAAAAATATTATTGCTTTTGAACATGCATATAATCATAAAGAAGCTATGGCTCAATTAATTAAAGAGCACTTTCCACATTCTAAATTTGAAACTTTAAAGGATTTGAATGGGAAAGATCGAATGACGATTATTATTAATAACTAA
- the prfA gene encoding peptide chain release factor 1, whose translation MFERLEAILERYEKINEMMADPAIVTDIKKLTELSKEQRGLEETVNVYTEYKEIAASIEDLKEMVKDSDPEISEMAELELEELKPKIPALEERLEILLIPKDPNDEKNVIVEIRGAAGGDEANIFAADLYRMYTKYSELKGWKIQVMNVDYSESGGMSQVEFMISGESVYSHMKYESGAHRVQRVPATESQGRIHTSTATVLVMPEAEDVDIEVSMNDIRVDTFCSSGPGGQSVNTTKSAVRLTHVPTGIVVSCQDGKSQHENKANALKVLKARIYDSILQERLEAEGEERRSKIGTGERSEKIRTYNYPQNRVTDHRIGFTIQQLDRVMEGKLEPVIEALITEEQKRKLAAQD comes from the coding sequence ATGTTTGAACGTTTAGAGGCAATCTTAGAGCGTTATGAAAAAATTAACGAGATGATGGCTGATCCTGCAATCGTTACTGATATTAAGAAGTTAACTGAGTTATCAAAAGAACAACGTGGACTTGAAGAGACAGTTAATGTATATACTGAATATAAAGAAATTGCAGCTTCAATTGAAGATTTAAAAGAAATGGTTAAAGATTCAGACCCTGAAATTAGTGAAATGGCTGAGTTAGAATTAGAAGAATTAAAACCAAAAATTCCTGCATTAGAGGAACGTTTAGAAATTTTATTAATTCCTAAAGATCCAAATGATGAAAAGAACGTAATTGTAGAAATTCGAGGAGCTGCTGGAGGAGATGAGGCTAATATCTTCGCGGCAGACTTATATCGTATGTATACAAAATATTCAGAGTTAAAAGGTTGGAAAATCCAGGTGATGAATGTTGATTATTCAGAATCTGGAGGAATGTCGCAAGTTGAATTTATGATTTCGGGTGAAAGTGTCTACTCTCATATGAAATATGAATCAGGTGCTCATCGTGTTCAACGTGTTCCTGCAACAGAATCTCAAGGAAGAATTCATACCTCAACAGCAACTGTTTTAGTTATGCCAGAAGCTGAGGATGTGGATATCGAGGTAAGTATGAATGATATTCGTGTAGATACATTCTGTTCATCAGGACCTGGTGGGCAATCTGTAAATACGACAAAATCGGCTGTACGATTAACTCACGTGCCTACTGGAATTGTTGTTTCATGTCAGGATGGAAAATCTCAACATGAAAATAAGGCAAATGCCTTAAAAGTTTTAAAAGCACGTATTTATGATTCTATTTTACAGGAGCGCCTTGAGGCCGAGGGTGAAGAACGTCGTTCTAAAATTGGTACAGGTGAACGTTCGGAAAAAATTAGAACATATAACTATCCACAAAATCGTGTCACAGATCACCGCATTGGATTTACAATCCAACAGCTTGATCGAGTAATGGAAGGAAAGTTAGAGCCTGTTATTGAAGCATTAATTACCGAAGAACAAAAGCGTAAATTAGCTGCACAAGATTAA
- the dnaB gene encoding replicative DNA helicase: MIESSNRQMPHSTDAEQAILGAMLLDEKVCEDVKLKLQPDDFYHHRHRIIYEAMLTLLEQNIGVDVTTVAAYLQDHKRISEIGGVEYLLTIYESVATTAHTEHYVEMVLEKSISRLIINRAQGLIEQGYDPETSTQDLIDTAEQQFSGLARLNQGSDFKQIDNVIIDFIKNVERLSQSTGEVTGLTTGFTALDHMTSGLQNNDLIIVAARPAMGKTAFALNIAQNVAKLNHINVAIFSLEMGADQLVSRLVSAEGRIEAHRLKTGNLEGADWRSLKIATDVLSNLGIYIDDTPGIRVGELRAKCRQLHQQRGLGLVMIDYLQLLSGSKSSGGNRQQEVSEISRMLKEMARELKIPVIALSQLSRQVENREDKRPMMSDLRESGSIEQDADIVTFLYREDYYKKDPELNDNIVEVIFAKHRSGAVGTVKLAFRKEISRFENLVNVPDSPNIPNV, from the coding sequence GTGATAGAATCGTCAAATCGTCAAATGCCCCATAGTACTGATGCAGAGCAAGCAATACTTGGCGCTATGTTATTGGATGAAAAAGTGTGTGAGGATGTAAAGCTAAAATTACAACCAGATGATTTTTATCATCATCGCCATCGTATTATTTACGAGGCGATGCTCACATTACTTGAGCAAAATATAGGTGTAGACGTGACGACAGTAGCTGCATATTTGCAAGATCATAAGAGGATTTCAGAAATAGGTGGTGTGGAATACCTTTTAACGATTTATGAAAGTGTCGCGACTACTGCCCACACTGAGCATTATGTTGAAATGGTTTTAGAAAAATCAATTTCGAGATTAATTATTAATCGTGCTCAGGGATTAATTGAACAGGGATATGACCCTGAAACTTCAACTCAGGATTTAATTGATACAGCCGAACAACAATTTTCCGGACTTGCACGTTTAAATCAAGGATCAGATTTCAAGCAAATCGATAATGTTATTATTGACTTTATTAAGAATGTAGAACGTTTATCCCAATCTACTGGGGAAGTTACTGGGTTAACAACGGGGTTTACAGCTTTAGATCATATGACGTCCGGGTTACAAAATAATGACTTAATTATTGTTGCTGCTCGTCCAGCGATGGGAAAAACGGCGTTTGCCTTGAATATTGCTCAAAACGTCGCAAAATTAAATCATATTAATGTTGCTATTTTTAGTCTGGAGATGGGAGCCGATCAATTAGTTTCCCGTTTAGTAAGTGCTGAGGGTAGAATTGAGGCTCACCGTTTAAAAACGGGTAATTTAGAGGGGGCCGATTGGCGATCTTTGAAAATCGCAACGGATGTATTAAGTAATTTAGGAATTTATATTGATGATACACCAGGTATACGTGTGGGTGAGTTACGTGCTAAATGCCGTCAATTACATCAACAAAGAGGACTTGGCCTAGTTATGATTGATTATTTACAGCTTTTATCAGGAAGTAAGTCAAGCGGAGGTAATCGACAACAGGAAGTCTCAGAAATTTCACGTATGTTAAAGGAAATGGCTCGTGAACTCAAGATTCCTGTCATTGCTTTATCCCAATTATCACGTCAGGTCGAAAATAGGGAAGATAAAAGACCAATGATGTCAGACTTAAGGGAATCTGGAAGTATCGAGCAGGATGCAGATATTGTTACTTTCCTATATCGTGAGGATTATTATAAGAAAGATCCTGAGTTGAATGATAATATCGTAGAGGTTATCTTTGCTAAACACCGTAGTGGTGCTGTGGGAACTGTGAAACTAGCCTTTAGAAAAGAAATAAGTCGTTTTGAAAATCTAGTTAATGTTCCAGATTCACCAAATATTCCTAATGTTTAG
- the rplI gene encoding 50S ribosomal protein L9: MKVIMLEDVKGKGKKGEVKDFPNGFANFLIKQNKAMDATPANMNKLKLQQAEEEKQAELRLEEAKKLKVELEQKTVIVKVKAGDHGRVFGSVSTKAIAEEFQKQFGIKLDKRKMELEEPIRGLGMARVPIHLHPEVVATISVQIKEK; this comes from the coding sequence ATGAAAGTAATTATGTTAGAAGATGTAAAAGGTAAAGGTAAAAAAGGAGAAGTAAAAGATTTCCCGAATGGATTTGCGAACTTTTTAATTAAACAAAATAAAGCCATGGACGCAACTCCAGCTAATATGAATAAGTTAAAGCTTCAACAGGCGGAGGAAGAGAAACAAGCTGAGCTACGATTAGAAGAAGCTAAAAAGTTAAAAGTGGAATTAGAACAAAAGACTGTTATTGTGAAAGTGAAAGCTGGAGATCATGGTCGTGTCTTTGGATCAGTTAGCACAAAGGCGATTGCAGAAGAATTTCAAAAACAATTTGGGATTAAATTAGATAAACGTAAGATGGAGCTAGAAGAACCAATTCGCGGTCTTGGGATGGCACGTGTTCCTATTCATTTACATCCAGAGGTTGTTGCTACAATTTCTGTTCAAATTAAGGAGAAGTAA
- a CDS encoding DHH family phosphoesterase translates to MKKLRKWLDEYQDHLGYMAISTVFLILSGGYAYYRSDVISLIIFLYFVGDIIYRLNAYFHYKENVLKRIESISYRVKHAGETAFNQLPVGILLYDDAYEVVWFNTYLKQIFNQDLHDKGLTHLSEQLYNRALSDDEKFSVTINQETYRVLHMKNERLMYFTNDTEYTTLSQKYQNEHPVIGMLVMDNYDEVFHNLNEQEKSEFHGKIVSIIMQWADKHKIYIRATATDRFILMMPSVVLQQLRETKFTIIDKVREAAKEKDVMLTISIGLATGYDSFSELGQQANYMLDLALSRGGDQVAIKIATDDKFLFYGGKTNPVEKRNRVRARVNAQAYERLVRDSDRVIIMGHRYPDVDAIGASIGLLRMGIASKKEAYIVLKLEELDKTAKNFVDEIFKDENLKKYFISSEMAIELMTKNTLLVVADTQDPKMVIEPALLPKAKKIAVFDHHRRGVNVIDSVLSFAEPYASSTVELVVDMFDYYSQKIKMTPLEASIMLAGIIVDTRRFSYHTGRRTYETAAILKQKGAEEKLVQQLLRTPLENYYSKAHLIERAEIFKDEFIIASADDELVLEKVQIAQTADELLNVQNIKASFVISRIDEQHIGISARSLGDVNVQVLMEQLGGGGHLNNAATQIRSSSTQDAVLLLKEVIVKEIEESGESQ, encoded by the coding sequence GTGAAGAAATTGAGGAAGTGGCTAGATGAGTATCAAGATCATCTGGGATACATGGCGATTTCTACTGTGTTTTTAATATTGAGTGGGGGATATGCCTACTATCGATCAGATGTCATTTCGCTTATTATTTTCCTATACTTTGTAGGGGATATAATTTATCGATTGAACGCATATTTTCACTATAAGGAAAATGTGTTGAAAAGGATTGAGTCTATTTCATATCGAGTGAAACATGCTGGAGAAACTGCATTTAATCAATTACCAGTTGGAATTCTTCTATATGATGATGCCTATGAAGTTGTATGGTTTAATACCTATTTAAAACAGATTTTCAATCAGGATTTGCACGATAAGGGATTAACGCATCTGAGTGAACAGTTATATAATCGTGCTCTTAGTGACGACGAAAAATTTAGTGTAACTATCAATCAGGAAACATATCGCGTGTTACATATGAAAAATGAGAGGTTAATGTACTTTACGAATGATACTGAGTATACGACGCTTTCGCAAAAATATCAAAATGAACATCCTGTTATAGGAATGTTGGTTATGGATAATTATGATGAGGTTTTTCATAATTTGAATGAGCAAGAAAAGAGTGAGTTTCACGGAAAGATAGTTTCTATCATTATGCAGTGGGCCGATAAACATAAAATATATATTCGAGCAACGGCAACAGATCGATTTATATTAATGATGCCATCGGTTGTTTTGCAGCAATTGCGTGAAACGAAATTTACAATTATTGATAAAGTACGTGAAGCTGCTAAAGAGAAGGATGTAATGTTGACGATTAGTATTGGATTGGCAACGGGTTACGATAGTTTTTCGGAATTAGGTCAACAAGCTAATTATATGCTAGATTTAGCTTTAAGTCGGGGTGGAGACCAAGTAGCGATTAAGATTGCGACCGATGATAAGTTCTTATTCTATGGTGGAAAGACGAATCCAGTAGAAAAAAGAAACCGTGTCCGTGCTCGGGTTAACGCACAGGCGTATGAACGTTTGGTTCGAGATAGTGACCGTGTAATTATTATGGGGCACAGGTATCCAGATGTTGACGCAATCGGGGCAAGTATTGGATTGTTACGCATGGGAATTGCATCAAAAAAAGAAGCTTATATCGTTTTAAAATTAGAGGAGTTAGATAAGACAGCTAAAAACTTTGTGGATGAAATATTTAAAGATGAAAATCTTAAGAAGTATTTTATTTCAAGTGAGATGGCAATTGAATTAATGACGAAAAATACATTACTCGTTGTAGCAGATACGCAGGATCCTAAAATGGTTATAGAGCCAGCTTTACTGCCAAAAGCAAAGAAAATCGCGGTATTTGATCATCATCGACGAGGTGTAAATGTTATTGATTCGGTATTATCATTTGCAGAACCATATGCTTCTTCAACCGTTGAATTAGTTGTGGATATGTTTGATTACTATTCACAAAAAATTAAAATGACTCCATTAGAAGCATCCATTATGCTAGCGGGAATTATTGTGGATACGCGAAGATTTTCTTATCATACCGGGCGACGAACATATGAAACCGCCGCTATATTAAAACAAAAAGGTGCGGAAGAGAAGTTAGTGCAGCAGTTGTTAAGAACCCCGTTAGAAAATTATTATAGTAAGGCTCATTTAATCGAAAGAGCAGAAATATTTAAGGATGAATTTATTATTGCGTCGGCGGATGATGAATTGGTACTTGAAAAGGTTCAAATAGCGCAGACAGCAGATGAATTATTAAATGTTCAAAATATTAAAGCTTCATTTGTTATTTCACGTATTGACGAGCAACATATCGGTATAAGTGCACGATCGTTAGGAGATGTCAATGTTCAAGTTTTAATGGAGCAATTAGGTGGTGGTGGGCATTTAAATAATGCAGCAACCCAAATTCGAAGTAGTAGTACACAAGATGCAGTTTTATTATTAAAAGAAGTTATTGTAAAAGAAATAGAAGAAAGCGGTGAATCTCAATGA
- a CDS encoding YybS family protein has protein sequence MKIRSLTNAAVMLSMYMLLFVLYNIGVFPTIMSILLPIPIIIYSVTVGRIRDILLLFIGCFCGTFLFGSIYGVITTLNYGVMGTIIGIGMVKSWPYWQRILNAVIISVLSFPITIYFVSGLNVKESVTQMTGEIEVMIQSIANTLPSDYTAIIEELQRSIDLMATLFPTIVILMGTMSVFLSDTVAILILKKLGISPLKFKKQNIHNIQVGPTLIIVLVIGQLIKTVLSIPTVDYILINVMAIINMLYVLQGIIVVLLYFKSRSKIGLGILTVILMLLLGFSIFIEMLGIMDAFFNYRDKLVLEN, from the coding sequence ATGAAGATAAGGTCACTCACTAATGCCGCGGTTATGCTCTCTATGTATATGCTTTTATTTGTTTTATACAATATAGGAGTTTTTCCAACGATCATGTCAATTCTATTACCTATCCCTATTATTATCTACTCCGTAACTGTAGGCCGTATTCGGGATATATTGTTATTATTTATTGGATGTTTTTGTGGGACTTTTTTATTTGGTTCAATTTATGGTGTAATAACGACATTAAATTACGGGGTAATGGGGACCATTATTGGTATTGGTATGGTTAAAAGTTGGCCGTATTGGCAACGTATCTTGAATGCGGTAATTATTTCGGTTCTTTCATTCCCAATTACGATTTATTTTGTTAGTGGCTTAAATGTTAAAGAATCCGTCACGCAGATGACAGGAGAAATAGAGGTTATGATTCAATCTATAGCTAATACGTTACCTAGTGACTATACGGCTATTATAGAGGAGTTACAACGTTCTATAGATTTGATGGCGACACTATTTCCGACGATTGTAATTTTAATGGGGACGATGTCCGTTTTTTTGAGTGATACGGTTGCCATTTTGATTTTAAAAAAACTGGGTATTTCCCCTTTGAAATTTAAGAAACAGAATATACATAATATTCAGGTAGGACCTACATTAATTATAGTTTTAGTCATTGGTCAACTTATAAAAACTGTTTTATCTATCCCAACAGTAGATTATATTTTGATTAATGTTATGGCCATAATTAATATGTTATACGTTTTGCAGGGAATTATTGTTGTTCTATTATATTTTAAGTCTCGCTCTAAAATTGGACTAGGTATTCTTACAGTTATTCTAATGTTACTATTAGGGTTTTCCATATTTATTGAGATGTTAGGAATAATGGATGCCTTTTTCAACTATCGTGATAAATTGGTTTTAGAGAATTAG
- the rpsR gene encoding 30S ribosomal protein S18, which translates to MAQFRRGGRRRRKVCYFTTNKITKIDYKDVDLLKRFVSDRGKILPRRVTGTSAKYQRELTVAIKRARHMALLPFSAE; encoded by the coding sequence ATGGCTCAATTCCGTCGTGGAGGACGTCGTCGTCGTAAAGTTTGCTATTTCACTACAAACAAAATTACGAAAATCGACTATAAAGATGTAGATTTATTAAAACGTTTTGTATCTGATCGTGGAAAAATCTTACCTCGTCGTGTAACAGGAACAAGCGCTAAATACCAACGTGAATTAACAGTTGCTATTAAACGTGCTCGTCACATGGCATTATTACCATTCTCTGCTGAATAG